In a single window of the Coffea eugenioides isolate CCC68of chromosome 3, Ceug_1.0, whole genome shotgun sequence genome:
- the LOC113765780 gene encoding pectinesterase 2-like, producing MLISKLAMAFPLAIFLFMTVFVSPAISRNIPPTPSIKSWCAQTPYPQPCEYFLSQNPKYGYNYPIKGKSDFLKMSLNLALERAVHAQENTNNLGSKCRNEREKAAWEDCLELYESTIVKINKTVDPYTTKCSEVDAQTWLSTALTNLETCKQGFIELGVADHLVPLMSNNVSCLISNTLSLNKVGYNEPSYKEGFPTWVTPGDRKLLQSSSPTPNAVVAQDGSGNFKTVAAAVAAAATRSGNGRYVIHVKAGTYKENVEIGTKLKNIMLVGDGIGKTIITGSSSVGGGTTTFKSATVAVVGDGFIARGITFRNTAGPQNHQAVALRSGSDLSVFYQCSFEGYQDTLYVHSQRQFYSECDVYGTVDYIFGNAAVVFQNCNLYSRNPPNKTNTITAQGRTDPNQNTGISIHNSRVTAASDLKPVQSSVKTYLGRPWQQYSRTVFMKTFLDGLIDPAGWLPWSGNFALDTLYYGEYANTGPGSSTANRVNWKGYHVITSATEASKFTVGNFIAGNSWLPATNVPFTSGL from the exons ATGTTGATCTCTAAGCTAGCAATGGCATTCCCTTTggcaatttttcttttcatgacTGTTTTTGTTTCTCCAGCTATCTCTAGAAATATTCCTCCAACACCATCAATAAAATCATGGTGTGCACAAACCCCATATCCACAACCATGTGAATATTTCTTGTCCCAAAACCCTAAATACGGCTATAATTATCCCATAAAAGGGAAGTCCGATTTTCTCAAGATGTCACTCAATCTTGCCTTAGAACGTGCCGTACATGCCCAAGAAAACACCAATAACCTCGGCTCAAAATGTCGAAATGAGCGTGAAAAGGCCGCATGGGAAGATTGTTTAGAGCTATATGAAAGCACCATTGTCAAGATTAACAAAACTGTTGATCCTTACACCACCAAATGCAGTGAAGTTGATGCACAAACTTGGCTCAGCACAGCACTCACCAATCTTGAGACCTGCAAACAAGGGTTCATTGAACTTGGTGTCGCTGATCATCTTGTGCCCTTGATGTCAAACAACGTTAGCTGTTTGATTAGTAACACATTATCCCTAAACAAAGTGGGATATAATGAGCCAAGTTATAAGGAGGGGTTCCCAACTTGGGTGACTCCGGGCGACAGGAAACTCTTGCAGTCTTCATCTCCAACACCGAATGCTGTGGTAGCACAAGATGGTTCGGGCAACTTTAAGACGGTTGCAGCAGCTGTAGCTGCTGCAGCGACACGATCGGGTAATGGAAGGTATGTGATACACGTAAAGGCTGGAACGTATAAGGAAAATGTGGAGATTGGAACTAAGTTGAAGAATATCATGTTGGTTGGTGATGGTATTGGAAAAACCATTATCACGGGAAGCAGTAGCGTTGGCGGTGGTACCACCACTTTCAAATCTGCAACAGTTG CGGTTGTTGGTGATGGATTCATTGCTCGAGGAATTACATTTAGGAACACAGCCGGACCTCAAAATCACCAAGCGGTAGCTCTTCGATCTGGTTCCGATCTCTCTGTCTTCTACCAGTGCAGCTTTGAAGGCTATCAAGACACCCTTTACGTCCACTCGCAAAGACAATTTTACAGCGAATGCGATGTCTATGGAACTGTTGACTACATATTTGGAAATGCTGCTGTTGTTTTCCAGAATTGCAATCTTTATTCAAGAAATCCTCCGAACAAGACAAACACTATCACAGCACAAGGTAGAACCGATCCCAACCAAAACACTGGAATATCTATCCACAATTCCAGAGTTACAGCTGCCTCGGATTTGAAGCCAGTGCAGAGCTCAGTCAAGACATATCTTGGAAGGCCATGGCAACAATATTCAAGAACGGTGTTTATGAAAACATTTCTTGATGGTTTAATTGATCCGGCTGGTTGGCTGCCCTGGAGTGGTAATTTTGCTCTAGATACCTTATACTACGGAGAATATGCTAATACAGGGCCTGGTTCGTCAACTGCAAATAGGGTAAACTGGAAGGGGTATCACGTGATAACTAGTGCAACAGAGGCTTCTAAATTCACCGTCGGAAACTTCATTGCTGGCAATTCTTGGTTGCCAGCCACCAACGTGCCTTTCACTTCCGGTCTCTAA
- the LOC113766829 gene encoding pectinesterase 2-like: protein MAFPLAIFLFMTAFVSPAISRNIPPPPSVKSWCAQTPYPQPCEYFLSQNPKYGYGYPIKGKSDFLKMSLNLALERAVHAQENTNNLGSKCQNEREKAAWEDCLELYESTIVKINKTVDPYTKCNAVEAQTWLSTALTNLETCKQGFIELGVADHLVPLMSNNVSCLISNTLSLNKVGYNEPSYKEGFPTWVTPGDRKLLQSSSPTPNAVVAQDGSGNFKTVAAAVAAAATRSGNGRYVIHVKAGTYKENVEIGTKLKNIMLVGDGIGKTIITGSNSVGGGTTTFKSATVAVVGDGFIAQGITFRNTAGPQNHQAVALRSGSDLSVFYQCSFEGYQDTLYVHSDRQFYRECDVYGTVDYIFGNAAVVFQNCNLYSRNPPNKINTITAQGRTDPNQNTGISIHNSRVTAASDLKPAQSSVKTYLGRPWQQYSRTVFMKTFLDGLLDPAGWLPWSGNFALDTLYYGEYANTGPGSSTANRVNWKGYHVITSATEASKFTVGNFVAGNSWLPATNVPFTSGL from the exons ATGGCATTCCCTTTGGCAATTTTTCTGTTCATGACTGCTTTTGTTTCTCCGGCCATTTCTAGAAACATTCCTCCTCCACCATCAGTAAAATCATGGTGTGCACAAACCCCATATCCACAACCATGCGAATATTTCTTGTCTCAAAACCCTAAATATGGCTATGGTTATCCCATAAAAGGGAAGTCCGATTTTCTCAAGATGTCACTCAATCTTGCCTTAGAACGTGCCGTGCATGCCCAAGAAAACACCAATAATCTCGgctcaaaatgtcaaaatgagcGTGAAAAGGCTGCGTGGGAAGATTGCTTAGAGCTATATGAAAGCACCATTGTCAAGATTAACAAAACTGTTGATCCTTACACCAAGTGCAATGCAGTTGAAGCACAAACTTGGCTCAGCACAGCACTCACCAATCTTGAGACCTGCAAACAAGGGTTCATTGAGCTTGGTGTTGCTGATCATCTTGTGCCCTTGATGTCAAACAATGTCAGCTGTTTGATTAGTAACACTTTATCCCTAAACAAAGTGGGATATAATGAGCCAAGTTACAAGGAGGGGTTCCCAACTTGGGTGACTCCGGGCGACAGGAAACTCTTGCAGTCTTCATCTCCAACACCAAATGCTGTGGTAGCTCAAGATGGTTCGGGCAACTTTAAGACGGTTGCTGCAGCTGTAGCTGCTGCAGCGACACGATCGGGTAATGGAAGGTATGTGATACACGTAAAGGCTGGAACGTATAAGGAAAATGTGGAGATTGGAACTAAGTTGAAGAATATCATGTTGGTTGGTGATGGTATTGGAAAAACTATTATCACGGGAAGCAACAGCGTTGGCGGTGGTACCACCACTTTCAAATCTGCAACAGTTG CGGTTGTTGGTGATGGATTCATTGCTCAAGGAATTACATTTAGGAACACAGCCGGACCTCAAAATCACCAAGCAGTAGCTCTTCGATCTGGTTCCGATCTCTCTGTTTTCTACCAGTGCAGCTTTGAAGGCTATCAAGATACCCTTTACGTCCACTCCGACAGACAATTTTACAGGGAATGCGATGTTTATGGAACTGTTGACTATATATTCGGAAATGCTgctgtggttttccagaattgcaATCTTTATTCAAGAAATCCTCCGAACAAGATAAACACTATCACAGCACAAGGTAGAACCGATCCCAACCAAAACACTGGAATATCTATCCACAATTCCAGAGTTACAGCTGCATCGGATTTGAAGCCAGCGCAGAGCTCAGTCAAGACATATCTTGGAAGGCCATGGCAACAATATTCAAGAACGGTGTTTATGAAAACATTTCTTGATGGTTTACTTGATCCAGCTGGTTGGCTGCCCTGGAGTGGTAATTTTGCTCTAGATACCTTATACTACGGAGAATATGCTAATACAGGGCCTGGTTCGTCAACTGCAAACAGGGTAAACTGGAAGGGGTATCATGTGATAACTAGTGCAACAGAGGCTTCTAAATTCACAGTCGGAAACTTCGTTGCCGGCAATTCTTGGTTGCCAGCCACCAATGTGCCTTTCACTTCTGGTCTCTAA